One region of Thalassophryne amazonica chromosome 16, fThaAma1.1, whole genome shotgun sequence genomic DNA includes:
- the zgc:103625 gene encoding LOW QUALITY PROTEIN: methyltransferase-like 26 B (The sequence of the model RefSeq protein was modified relative to this genomic sequence to represent the inferred CDS: substituted 2 bases at 2 genomic stop codons) — translation MQRACCCLLSLCDVLGDVLEDQSHKQLFALELGSGTGQHVIRFAQKMPFITWQPSDIQRELLDSIXAYITATKSKTVLQPVHLDASEPWEKWAGLLRNSFDVIVAINLLQCSSFXTAVGVFNGAAQILKQDGLLLIYGVFAINGLITPSCNEHLDAELRKKNPQWGLRDIDVLRQLAYSNGLHLERMIEMEEYNKCLVFRKF, via the exons ATGCAAAG AGCATGCTGCTGTCTCCTGAGCCTGTGTGATGTACTGGGGGATGTGCTGGAGGACCAGTCCCACAAACAACTGTTTGCCTTAGAGCTGGGCTCTGGAACTGGCCAACATGTCATACGCTTTGCCCAAAAAATGCCCTTCATCACCTGGCAACCTTCTGACATTCAAAGGGAGCTCCTTGACAG TATTTAGGCATACATTACTGcaactaaatcaaaaactgtgctGCAACCTGTCCACCTGGATGCCAGTGAACCCTGGGAGAAATGGGCAGGACTTCTTCGCAACTCCTTTGATGTTATTGTTGCCATCAACTTACTGCAGTGCAGCTCCTTCTAAACAGCAGTG GGTGTTTTCAATGGAGCAGCTCAGATCCTCAAACAAGATGGTCTTTTGTTAATATACGGG GTATTTGCCATTAATGGCTTAATTACACCGAGCTGTAATGAACATTTGGATGCCGAGCTGAGAAAAAA GAACCCACAGTGGGGCCTTCGAGACATTGATGTTCTGAGGCAGCTGGCCTACAGCAACGGGCTGCATTTGGAGAGGATG ATTGAGATGGAAGAATACAACAAATGCCTCGTGTTCAGAAAATTTTAA
- the LOC117528439 gene encoding 39S ribosomal protein L12, mitochondrial-like, with product MYCTRRCLLSALRAAAGSQHRQQLQWQNLALCALRLLKTTSATHSDALATPPLDDAPKQYSPKIQQLVNDIASLTLLEVSDLNELLKKTLNIKDVGMMPMGTMAASAVPANQADEEEEVPVKKEKTFFTVKLTAINVADKVKVIKEVKNCMQGLNLVQAKKLVESLPQEIRTNVAKEEAEKVKAALEAAGGTVELE from the exons ATGTACTGCACCAGACGCTGTCTCCTGAGCGCGCTGCGCGCCGCCGCGGGCTCACAGCACCG GCAACAACTTCAATGGCAGAATCTAgccctgtgtgcactcagacttcTAAAGACAACTTCAGCCACCCACTCGGACGCACTCGCCACCCCTCCTCTAGATGATGCACCTAAACAGTATTCTCCTAAAATTCAACAGCTTGTCAATGACATAGCCAGCCTGACGTTATTAGAGGTGTCAGACCTGAACGAGCTCCTCAAG AAAACTCTGAATATAAAGGATGTTGGAATGATGCCGATGGGGACCATGGCTGCATCAGCTGTACCAGCAAATCAG gctgatgaagaggaggaggTTCCAGTGAAGAAAGAGAAGACTTTTTTCACAGTGAAATTGACAGCAATAAATGTAGCTGATAAAGTCAAAGTTATAAAAGAAGTGAAGAACTGCATGCAGGGCTTGAATCTGGTGCAG gcCAAGAAACTAGTGGAGTCACTTCCTCAGGAAATTCGGACCAATGTGGCCAAAGAAGAGGCAGAGAAAGTAAAAGCAGCCCTGGAGGCAGCAGGTGGCACTGTTGAGCTGGAGTAG